The proteins below come from a single Gavia stellata isolate bGavSte3 chromosome 8, bGavSte3.hap2, whole genome shotgun sequence genomic window:
- the TMEM169 gene encoding transmembrane protein 169 encodes MPSEVLESSSRMEETVQKESKSGSQSPRHGSVRRAVATTVTFDGEATMDRRKKKKKESRPESIIVYRSENENKVEEEQADEEGGERSSEEGSKFLGQSTADGVWNMPLDSRYVTLTGTITRGKKKGQMVDIHVTLTDKELQELTKSKEPPKEDVPEKKKCDVGLDRGPHIVLWTIICLPIIFVVSFVVSFYYGTITWYNIFLVYNEERTFWHKITFCPFLIIFYPIIIMVVSFSLGLYSAVAQVAWSFGYWWHAVRDMEKGFCGWLCSKLGLEDCSPYSIVELLDSDNISGSLSGKSSAQGVETSAV; translated from the exons ATGCCAAGTGAGGTGCTTGAGAGCAGCAGTAGGATGGAGGAGACCGTGCAGAAAGAGAGCAAGTCTGGAAGCCAAAGCCCTCGCCACGGCTCCGTGAGAAGGGCTGTGGCAACCACTGTCACCTTTGATGGGGAAGCCACTATGGACcggaggaaaaagaagaagaaagagtcCCGTCCTGAGTCAATAATAGTGTATCGGTCAGAGAATGAGAATAAGGTGGAGGAAGAACAGGCagatgaagaaggaggggagaggagctcTGAGGAAGGCTCCAAGTTCCTGGGTCAGTCCACGGCAGATG GTGTCTGGAACATGCCTTTAGACAGCCGATATGTCACCTTGACTGGAACAATCAccaggggaaagaagaagggtCAGATGGTGGACATCCATGTCACACTAACGGACAAAGAGCTGCAAGAACTGACTAAGTCAAAGGAACCTCCTAAAGAGGACGTACctgagaagaagaaatgtgATGTTGGGCTGGACAGAGGACCCCACATCGTTCTCTGGACCATCATCTGCCTCCCCATCATTTTTGTAGTGTCCTTCGTGGTTTCATTCTACTATGGAACCATCACATGGTACAACATCTTCTTGGTGTACAATGAAGAGAGGACCTTCTGGCACAAAATCACCTTTTGTCCCTTTTTGATTATCTTCTACCCAATTATAATTATGGTTGTGTCTTTTTCCCTAGGCCTGTACTCGGCTGTGGCCCAGGTAGCGTGGTCCTTTGGGTACTGGTGGCATGCTGTCAGGGATATGGAGAAGGGCTTCTGTGGCTGGCTCTGCAGCAAGCTGGGTTTGGAAGATTGTTCTCCATACAGCATTGTCGAGCTGCTAGATTCTGACAATATCTCAGGTAGTCTCTCTGGCAAGAGCTCTGCACAGGGGGTTGAGACCTCAGCAGTCTGA